Proteins found in one Ammospiza nelsoni isolate bAmmNel1 chromosome 15, bAmmNel1.pri, whole genome shotgun sequence genomic segment:
- the APOOL gene encoding MICOS complex subunit MIC27, whose protein sequence is MAAKVAKLAAVSSGLPLICITVYAATEEESKSQLVKPDKLPIYSAPPLTSRYIEEQPGPLQQQLTALRRTTGRYFGWCQSVYNFIKNGITDSIQFGKDAYVYLDNPPPEFLPRAAVITVSGLAGAVLARRGSRFKKIAYPLGLTTVGYAVCYPAQAVVIAKVTGKKLHYASHQTYKAVKSLWADKETATKLQQESKPIMQEDKKKKGISSAKPESAVESGSFNRTESSPVKCRSNENPVPSSGTVKKSKFKPDPKLADHGQSNPEDVDMYSTRS, encoded by the exons ATGGCGGCCAAG GTGGCAAAGCTGGCAGCTGTTTCTTCTGGGCTGCCATTGATATGTATTACTGTATATGCAGCAACAGAAGAGGAATCAAAAAGTCAGCTGGTGAAGCCAGACAAG CTCCCCATTTACAGCGCCCCCCCGCTGACGTCGCGGTACATCGAGGAGCAGCCGGGGccgctgcagcagcagctcacggCTCTGCGGAGGACGACCGGCCGCTACTTCGGCTGGTGCCAG AGTGTCTATAACTTTATTAAAAATGGAATAACGGATTCAATTCAGTTTGGAAAAG aTGCTTATGTTTACCTGGACAACCCCCCCCCAGAGTTCCTTCCCAGAGCCGCTGTGATCACGGTGTCGGGCCTGGCTGGTGCAGTGCTGGCAAGGAGAG GTTCTAGATTTAAGAAAATTGCTTATCCATTGGGGCTTACTACTGTAGGATATGCTGTTTGTTACCCAGCTCAGGCAGTGGTCATTGCCAAG GTAACAGGGAAAAAGTTACATTATGCAAGTCACCAGACCTACAAGGCTGTGAAGTCACTGTGGGCAGACAAGGAAACTGCCACCAAG CTGCAGCAAGAGTCAAAACCAATTATGCaagaagataagaaaaagaagggaattTCTAGTGCCAAACCTGAGTCTGCTGTTGAGTCAGGATCATTTAACAGAACTGAATCTTCCCCAGTAAAGTGTCGGAGTAATGAAAACCCAGTGCCTTCATCAG GAACAGTGAAGAAATCAAAATTTAAGCCTGATCCAAAACTTGCAGACCATGGTCAGTCCAACCCAGAAGATGTGGACATGTACAGCACCAGGAGCTAA